One Lujinxingia sediminis DNA window includes the following coding sequences:
- a CDS encoding class I SAM-dependent methyltransferase, producing the protein MAEQRPFEPGRFWDEMFDRPDYRYGESANPFVIEAVEARLEPGATVLCVGDGEGRNGVGLARAGYRVTSLEPSAVGLAKTRQLAAKYQVEVETIQGVMPSDVLGEREFDAVVLAYVHVPPAMRPELHRACVQHLAPGGRIVLEGFTPRQRELGRTSGGPGDVAMLFEPETLREDFEGLTIELLQEEQVELAAGDGHRGVAEVVRLIARRV; encoded by the coding sequence ATGGCTGAGCAGCGACCCTTTGAGCCCGGACGATTCTGGGATGAGATGTTTGATCGCCCCGACTACCGCTATGGCGAGTCGGCCAACCCCTTTGTGATCGAGGCGGTGGAGGCTCGTCTGGAGCCCGGCGCCACCGTGCTCTGCGTGGGCGACGGGGAGGGGCGAAACGGGGTGGGGCTGGCCCGGGCCGGCTACCGGGTCACCTCGCTGGAGCCCTCGGCTGTGGGGCTGGCCAAGACCCGCCAGCTCGCCGCGAAGTATCAGGTGGAGGTGGAGACGATCCAGGGGGTGATGCCCTCCGATGTGCTGGGGGAGCGGGAGTTTGATGCGGTGGTGTTGGCCTATGTGCATGTGCCGCCGGCGATGCGCCCGGAGTTGCACCGCGCCTGTGTGCAGCATCTGGCCCCCGGAGGGCGAATCGTGCTGGAGGGGTTTACCCCCCGCCAGCGCGAGTTGGGACGCACCAGCGGCGGCCCCGGCGATGTGGCGATGCTCTTTGAGCCCGAGACGCTGCGCGAGGACTTTGAGGGGCTGACCATCGAGCTCCTTCAGGAGGAGCAGGTCGAGCTCGCCGCCGGCGATGGCCACCGCGGGGTGGCCGAGGTGGTGCGCTTGATCGCGCGTCGCGTCTGA
- a CDS encoding choice-of-anchor Q domain-containing protein, translating to MHRLHPLLTLVLLGTLALGCGDSPNARRSHDTGVTDAGHDPDAGHDPDGGDTDGGHDPDGGDTDIETGSLSLSLEGLPAESPWPNIALVGDTTLSVPEGGTLDAIPAGEYQVVAQSMVLDLATYSAPVVNLTVEADQHAELTLSYALLPASWEVIIEGLPDTLSPLVNLSGPNTDVMLTASALFEDLPPGTYQLSPQEVSDGTTTYHAAVRSVALTSGANEPTTITYGLAAGELQVNVQGLPAGVTPTITVSGPEGYSATVNSATTLQALVPGTYTLSAAPVEANGVTYQAQPQSVEVGSSAAEVTLNFAALPGELEVVIEGLPAGLNPLITLIAPDGSTSTFTGANTLSDLAPGTYSATGAEVISGPATHRAVQSSVEVRSGESATLTLTYQVVPGSLNVSATGLPAGVSFSFTLSGPAPATTLTSHTGPKLLNDLTPGTYTLAFAEVVHNGERYAPPGHTISLNVTSSQTAQATASYSLGFGTLALNHALTPGGSLTLNIGDGINAPQQVTLSGSGTHELTLSTGSYELTVASNNLGTDLYGNPYQVEGADIGFSIVGGQSTQVSLSARNPTLVTRNDNQGPGSLREVIGRVNAGSVITFAPSVTRVTTETRILVDKELSLVGPGPAQLTLTTTGNDRLFSFLPQADVHLENLRIADIDTTQGSPAIHSSGRFSLRNVVIENNATSHDVSSGAITISDATGELLIEDSTFRNNRSNNDYGGAILNDLHGHTLVILRSTFEDNYARYAGGAISSKSSLDVEDTLFKDNSSDSNGGAISVPYTGISTSPYTLVLRRTLFQNNTAETSGGAVYASNKATVENVTFADNHANNSGGAYYQYDKDATLVHTTFLNNTAGTGNAIASLCDAATSITLGSSIIAGNANAFTCVTSLSTRTLIASRGHNYIQSDNTVDDFIAAPTDQIGTSAAPLANPLLPLSNNGGFTHTAAINPTFTTGLTIAAASCLDAAGQPLTEDQRGNTRPVNGMCALGAWEFDSSVLQSFEPFYGHGLSSQTYFNGIISTAQGYYWELIGVRAAGAYPIAGQGLMFRQLGDYVRSVNLSGTLSEISVDYRKAFTGNAARQIAIAVNGTVVATSPTFGASSGADETVHTLTASGLNISGDYTIEIQNLTPTDGQVVIDNLRWH from the coding sequence ATGCATCGTCTCCATCCACTCCTCACCCTCGTACTCCTGGGCACGCTGGCCCTGGGATGTGGCGATAGCCCCAACGCCCGGCGCAGCCACGACACCGGAGTAACAGACGCCGGTCACGACCCCGACGCCGGTCACGACCCCGACGGTGGTGATACCGACGGCGGTCACGACCCCGACGGCGGTGATACCGACATCGAAACCGGCTCGCTCTCTCTGAGCCTGGAGGGCCTCCCCGCCGAGAGCCCCTGGCCCAACATTGCGCTGGTGGGCGACACCACGCTGAGCGTGCCCGAGGGCGGCACCCTCGACGCCATCCCCGCTGGCGAGTACCAGGTGGTGGCCCAGAGCATGGTGCTGGATCTGGCGACCTACAGCGCTCCGGTGGTGAACCTGACGGTCGAGGCCGATCAACACGCCGAGCTCACCCTGAGCTACGCGCTGCTGCCGGCCAGCTGGGAGGTGATCATCGAGGGGCTCCCCGACACGCTCTCCCCCCTGGTGAACCTGAGCGGCCCGAACACCGATGTGATGCTCACCGCCTCCGCGCTCTTTGAGGACCTGCCCCCGGGCACCTACCAGCTCTCGCCACAGGAAGTGAGCGACGGGACCACGACCTACCACGCGGCCGTGCGCAGCGTTGCGCTGACCAGCGGCGCCAACGAGCCCACCACCATCACCTACGGACTGGCCGCCGGTGAGCTTCAGGTTAACGTCCAGGGGTTGCCCGCCGGCGTTACGCCCACCATCACCGTCAGCGGCCCCGAGGGCTACAGCGCCACGGTCAACTCCGCCACCACCCTCCAGGCGCTCGTGCCGGGCACCTACACCCTGAGCGCCGCCCCGGTTGAGGCCAATGGCGTCACCTACCAGGCCCAGCCGCAGAGCGTGGAGGTCGGCAGCTCCGCCGCCGAGGTGACCCTGAACTTCGCCGCCCTTCCCGGCGAGCTGGAGGTGGTCATCGAAGGGCTCCCCGCCGGCCTCAACCCCCTGATCACCCTCATCGCTCCGGACGGCAGCACCTCCACCTTCACCGGCGCCAACACGCTGAGCGACCTGGCTCCGGGCACCTACAGCGCCACCGGCGCCGAGGTGATCTCGGGCCCTGCCACCCACCGCGCAGTCCAGAGCAGCGTGGAGGTGCGCAGTGGCGAGAGCGCCACGCTCACGCTGACCTACCAGGTGGTACCCGGCTCGCTTAACGTCAGCGCCACCGGCCTGCCGGCCGGCGTCTCCTTTTCCTTCACGCTCTCAGGCCCCGCCCCGGCCACAACCCTCACCTCCCACACCGGGCCCAAGCTCCTGAATGACCTCACCCCGGGCACCTACACCCTGGCTTTTGCGGAGGTTGTCCACAATGGCGAGCGCTACGCGCCACCGGGCCACACGATCTCGCTGAATGTGACCAGCAGCCAGACCGCTCAAGCCACCGCGAGCTACTCCCTGGGATTTGGAACCCTGGCACTGAACCACGCGCTCACCCCGGGGGGCTCACTGACCCTGAACATCGGCGACGGCATCAACGCCCCGCAGCAGGTGACCTTGAGCGGCTCCGGCACCCATGAGCTTACCCTGAGCACGGGAAGCTACGAGCTTACCGTGGCCAGCAACAACCTGGGGACCGACCTCTACGGCAACCCCTACCAGGTAGAAGGCGCCGACATTGGCTTCTCGATCGTCGGCGGCCAGAGCACCCAGGTCTCCCTCTCCGCGCGTAACCCCACTCTGGTGACCCGCAACGACAACCAGGGACCGGGCTCGCTGCGTGAGGTGATCGGGCGCGTCAACGCCGGCAGCGTCATCACCTTTGCCCCCTCCGTAACCCGGGTCACGACCGAGACGCGCATCCTTGTCGATAAGGAGCTCTCCCTCGTGGGCCCGGGCCCCGCTCAGCTCACGCTGACCACCACCGGCAACGATCGCCTCTTCTCATTCCTGCCCCAGGCCGATGTGCACCTCGAAAACCTGCGCATCGCCGACATTGACACCACACAGGGCTCCCCGGCCATCCACAGCAGCGGGCGCTTTAGCCTGCGCAACGTCGTGATCGAAAACAACGCCACCTCCCACGACGTCAGCAGCGGCGCGATCACCATCAGCGATGCCACCGGCGAGCTCCTGATCGAAGACTCGACCTTCCGCAACAACAGAAGCAATAACGACTATGGAGGCGCGATCCTCAACGACCTTCATGGTCACACGCTGGTGATTCTACGCTCCACATTTGAAGACAACTACGCCCGGTATGCCGGCGGCGCCATCAGCTCTAAAAGCAGCCTGGACGTCGAAGATACGCTCTTCAAAGACAACTCCAGCGACTCCAACGGCGGCGCCATCAGCGTTCCCTACACGGGTATATCCACCTCCCCCTACACGCTGGTGCTGCGGCGAACCCTCTTCCAAAACAACACCGCGGAGACCAGCGGCGGCGCGGTGTATGCTTCAAATAAAGCCACCGTGGAAAACGTCACCTTTGCCGACAACCACGCCAACAACTCCGGGGGCGCCTACTACCAGTACGATAAAGATGCGACCCTGGTGCACACCACCTTCCTCAACAACACCGCTGGCACAGGCAACGCCATCGCCTCACTCTGTGACGCCGCCACGTCCATCACTCTGGGGAGCTCGATCATCGCGGGCAACGCCAACGCGTTTACCTGTGTGACCAGCCTGAGCACCAGAACCCTCATCGCCTCGCGGGGCCATAACTACATCCAGTCCGACAACACCGTGGATGACTTTATCGCGGCTCCCACCGACCAGATCGGCACCAGCGCCGCGCCCCTGGCCAACCCCCTCCTGCCCCTGAGCAACAATGGCGGATTCACCCATACCGCCGCCATCAACCCGACCTTCACCACCGGGCTGACCATCGCCGCGGCCTCCTGCCTCGACGCAGCCGGCCAGCCCCTGACCGAAGACCAGCGCGGCAACACTCGCCCGGTCAACGGCATGTGCGCCCTGGGAGCCTGGGAGTTCGATTCCTCGGTCCTTCAATCGTTTGAGCCCTTCTACGGCCACGGGCTCAGCTCCCAGACCTACTTCAACGGCATCATCTCCACCGCGCAGGGCTACTACTGGGAGCTTATCGGGGTGCGCGCAGCCGGCGCCTACCCGATCGCCGGCCAGGGCCTGATGTTCCGCCAACTCGGCGACTACGTGCGCAGCGTGAACTTAAGCGGCACGCTCTCGGAAATCAGCGTCGACTACCGCAAAGCCTTCACCGGCAACGCCGCTCGCCAGATCGCCATCGCGGTCAACGGCACCGTCGTGGCCACCAGCCCCACCTTCGGAGCCAGTTCCGGTGCCGACGAGACCGTCCACACCCTGACGGCCAGCGGGCTCAACATCAGCGGTGACTACACCATCGAGATTCAAAACCTCACCCCGACCGATGGTCAGGTGGTGATCGATAACCTCCGCTGGCACTAA
- a CDS encoding choice-of-anchor Q domain-containing protein, with protein MTWTRQPLFFALCALVMLGCGGDVDDTDLDQPDTTIDESDAGGDADADRDPDADTDIDPDADTNDDPDADTDPLEGFGTLVLTLEGIPDDAEWPDIELIGDTTLSVPEGGELIDVPAGQYELVAERVLRGLSTFEAAPRTITIEADQTLELTLSYELMLASWQVVIAGLPAGVHADVALEGPDFNEVLRESTTFDALTPGAYLLSPDEVNHGGVTYSAGIRTAALASGTNDATTITYTLSPAELNVVVSGLPAGQSSQITISGPAGYQNIINGSTTLSDLVPGDYTLNGADVVVGNQTFEAAPITLTLESDASQTATLSYALVTGSLVIQANGLPAGTDAAATLVGPSPATTEHSVSATTTGLAPGNYTLNFGVVQAGGASFEPTPTTLPVTITSRQQSQVEVTYAAAMGTVALTYNLLGSGSITVRVGQGAIASVHTLSGQGSQQIPMPEGMHILSVIANNLGTDAFGNTYPLVGDGQTIIVVANQSASASIRAIEPTLVTDDGDNASTPGTLREVLGRVNEGSTITFDPSISLIQPASAFIIDGGITIEGPGADQLTLSAIGSDRFFTVLDGGSLHLEGLTLADASIAGDGGAVHATGSFSATDVDFIDNSAGGHGGALYINDGEFFDVLRRVRFTSNTSEADGGAIHTRIPLVLEDALFKSNTADGNGGAIFAHPGVTNGNMVISRALFDSNVAGGGGGGVFSQRGAFIGNTTFYANSTITSPGGAWVQFDGEANFVHTTFDDNFAVFGYAIASYCDDTTPVYLKSSAVMGTDTDAFHCQTTAQPIASRGHNYIQLGGSAFSSHTTDYVGVPGLLLARTLGELADNGGFTHTIATQAALDYTMVLPASACTDEVGDPVTEDQRGEPRPNGGSCTIGAWENTSR; from the coding sequence ATGACCTGGACTCGCCAGCCCCTCTTTTTTGCCCTCTGCGCCCTGGTGATGCTGGGCTGTGGTGGTGACGTCGACGACACCGACCTCGACCAGCCCGACACGACCATCGACGAGAGCGACGCCGGAGGTGACGCCGACGCCGATCGCGACCCCGACGCTGACACCGATATCGACCCGGATGCCGATACGAACGACGACCCGGATGCCGATACCGACCCCCTCGAAGGCTTCGGCACGCTCGTCCTCACGCTGGAAGGTATCCCCGACGACGCCGAATGGCCCGACATCGAGCTCATCGGCGACACGACCCTGAGCGTCCCTGAAGGTGGCGAGCTCATCGACGTGCCCGCCGGCCAGTATGAGCTGGTGGCCGAGCGCGTCCTGCGGGGCCTCTCGACCTTCGAGGCCGCCCCCCGGACGATCACCATTGAGGCCGATCAGACCCTCGAGCTCACCCTGAGTTACGAGCTCATGTTGGCAAGCTGGCAGGTCGTCATCGCCGGCCTTCCCGCAGGCGTCCATGCGGACGTGGCCCTCGAAGGCCCCGACTTCAACGAAGTTCTGCGCGAATCCACCACCTTCGACGCGCTCACCCCGGGTGCCTACCTGCTCTCGCCGGACGAGGTGAACCACGGCGGCGTCACCTACAGCGCGGGCATCCGCACCGCCGCGCTGGCCAGCGGCACCAACGATGCCACCACCATCACCTACACCCTCTCTCCGGCAGAGCTGAACGTCGTGGTCAGCGGTCTTCCCGCCGGCCAGAGCTCTCAGATCACCATCAGCGGCCCGGCCGGCTACCAGAACATCATCAACGGCAGCACCACGCTCAGCGATCTGGTCCCGGGCGACTACACCCTGAACGGCGCCGACGTCGTGGTGGGCAATCAGACCTTTGAGGCGGCCCCGATCACCCTCACCCTGGAGAGCGACGCCTCTCAGACCGCCACGCTGAGCTACGCGCTGGTGACCGGCTCGCTCGTCATCCAGGCCAACGGGCTGCCTGCCGGAACGGATGCCGCCGCGACCCTTGTTGGCCCCTCTCCGGCCACCACCGAACACTCCGTCTCCGCGACCACCACCGGGCTTGCCCCGGGCAACTACACCCTCAACTTCGGGGTGGTGCAGGCCGGCGGGGCGAGCTTCGAGCCAACCCCGACCACCCTGCCCGTCACCATTACCAGCCGTCAGCAAAGTCAGGTCGAGGTCACCTACGCTGCGGCGATGGGCACCGTCGCGCTGACCTACAACCTTCTCGGCAGCGGCAGCATCACCGTGCGGGTGGGCCAGGGCGCCATCGCCTCCGTGCACACCCTGAGCGGCCAGGGCTCTCAGCAGATCCCGATGCCCGAGGGCATGCACATCCTCTCGGTGATCGCCAACAACCTGGGCACCGACGCCTTCGGCAACACCTACCCGCTGGTGGGCGATGGCCAGACCATCATCGTCGTCGCCAACCAGAGCGCCTCCGCCTCGATCCGCGCGATCGAGCCGACGCTTGTGACCGATGACGGCGACAACGCCTCCACCCCCGGCACGCTGCGGGAGGTGCTTGGCCGGGTCAACGAGGGCAGCACCATCACCTTTGATCCGAGCATCTCGCTGATTCAGCCCGCCAGTGCCTTTATCATCGACGGCGGCATCACGATCGAGGGTCCCGGAGCCGACCAGCTCACCCTGAGCGCGATTGGCTCCGATCGCTTCTTCACCGTTCTGGATGGCGGCTCGCTCCACCTCGAAGGGCTCACCCTCGCCGACGCATCCATCGCCGGAGATGGCGGAGCCGTCCACGCCACCGGATCGTTCAGCGCCACCGACGTCGACTTCATCGACAACAGTGCCGGGGGCCATGGCGGCGCGCTCTACATCAACGATGGGGAGTTCTTTGACGTGCTGCGTCGGGTCCGCTTTACCTCCAACACCTCCGAAGCCGATGGCGGCGCAATCCATACGCGCATTCCCCTCGTGCTCGAAGACGCCCTCTTCAAGTCGAACACAGCCGACGGCAACGGTGGCGCGATCTTTGCGCACCCCGGCGTCACCAACGGCAACATGGTGATCAGCCGCGCGCTCTTCGACAGCAACGTCGCCGGAGGCGGCGGCGGGGGCGTGTTCAGCCAGCGCGGGGCCTTCATCGGCAACACCACGTTTTACGCCAACTCGACCATCACAAGCCCCGGCGGGGCCTGGGTGCAGTTCGACGGGGAAGCCAACTTCGTGCACACCACCTTCGACGATAACTTCGCGGTATTCGGCTACGCCATCGCCTCCTACTGCGACGACACCACACCGGTCTACCTGAAGAGCTCGGCGGTGATGGGCACCGACACCGACGCCTTCCACTGCCAGACCACAGCACAACCCATCGCCTCACGGGGTCATAACTACATTCAGCTTGGTGGCAGCGCCTTCTCCAGCCACACAACCGACTACGTCGGCGTTCCCGGGCTCCTGCTGGCCCGCACCCTGGGCGAGCTGGCGGACAATGGCGGCTTCACCCACACCATCGCCACCCAGGCCGCTCTCGACTACACCATGGTGCTCCCCGCCTCCGCCTGCACCGATGAAGTCGGCGACCCCGTCACCGAAGATCAGCGCGGCGAGCCGCGCCCCAACGGCGGCTCCTGCACGATTGGCGCCTGGGAGAATACCTCGCGCTGA
- a CDS encoding right-handed parallel beta-helix repeat-containing protein — protein MNLRSLSYSLTILTLVGLLAACAGDATPLDERPEPDASGEVDAGDDTDFSDTSDVDEPDADADDTTLPDTDEPDVDEPDVEEPIGPILELGDDIGLSASVGESATGELSVANLGDEPLTLSLTSSDPALSLVPESAELQAGQDATIAVEVTCTEPGTFTYTITLTSNDPQASTSQRDVTLSCEALPLGELVISARGLPAGQSFEATISGPGGFQTTLGAPTSLPDLEPGDYTLSFADVSAPPALYRAAPIEVSVSAQAGAVAQANYEAINGSLQISVILPAGSSASFEVVDATGQRVGQFSTNGPGGATLTLGPGEHRVRLGGSAPTDAWGNPLDFEGLNSPVEVRSEQQASATITALNPAEVRTATDGQPGSLRSIVASVNPGTEITFAPGLPTLSISQGTIAINKALSIIGQGPTQTTISAAQSMGLFSLIGTGEVRFESLTLRDATSSGPGGAINANAPVRLSNVRFENNSATDGGALAISGSANDALLSGVVFLNNDASEEGGAIFANGASLLVEDTHFATNNADNEGGAIFVDDTSSCAPLTLRRSLFTGNSAGTHGGAVRSGCASEVENTTFAGNSAAGRGGAYYQFDGAASLSFVTVTGNSAAEGTGIMSFGDSLTTMSLRASIVAGNTSTGSDLNELKIVNDNGANPVASLGDNYVGRTSPGSFAAADSDTLSLTTALPSPLLPLAENGGPTQSAAVAPSAIPALSLPAASCLDAWDQPLSEDQRGQPRPDRAFCTAGAWEASNVGGFEDFENHALGDNNYSSHFFVGRDGITWSYTDARGEGSYPIEGKGILLQNNGTLEATGLPGGIGLLIVDVRKAFTGGTNRTLKAYINNTLVGQTEPFGAVSGADPTIHTLELRDLAISGAFDLRLESSGAQIVVDNLRWR, from the coding sequence ATGAACCTCAGATCCCTTTCGTATTCCCTGACGATTCTCACCCTGGTGGGCCTTCTGGCCGCCTGCGCTGGCGACGCCACGCCACTCGACGAGAGGCCCGAGCCGGATGCCTCCGGCGAGGTCGATGCCGGTGATGACACTGATTTCAGCGACACATCCGACGTCGACGAGCCCGACGCCGACGCCGACGACACCACGTTGCCGGACACCGACGAGCCCGACGTCGACGAGCCTGACGTCGAAGAGCCGATCGGCCCCATCCTGGAGCTCGGAGATGATATCGGCTTAAGCGCCAGCGTCGGCGAGAGCGCCACCGGTGAACTTTCGGTCGCCAACCTCGGCGATGAGCCGCTGACGCTCTCGCTGACCTCGTCCGACCCGGCGTTGAGCCTCGTGCCGGAGAGCGCGGAGCTGCAGGCCGGCCAGGACGCCACGATCGCGGTGGAAGTCACCTGCACGGAGCCGGGCACTTTCACTTACACCATCACCCTCACCAGCAACGACCCTCAGGCCTCGACCAGCCAGCGCGACGTTACGTTGAGCTGCGAGGCGCTCCCGCTGGGGGAGCTCGTGATCAGCGCCCGCGGCCTTCCCGCAGGCCAGAGCTTTGAAGCCACCATTTCCGGCCCCGGAGGGTTTCAGACAACGCTCGGCGCGCCCACCTCTCTGCCGGATCTGGAGCCCGGCGACTACACCCTGAGTTTTGCCGATGTCAGCGCGCCGCCGGCGCTCTACCGCGCCGCCCCCATCGAGGTCAGCGTCAGCGCTCAGGCCGGCGCCGTGGCGCAGGCCAACTACGAGGCGATCAACGGCTCCCTGCAGATCAGCGTGATTCTTCCCGCGGGGAGCTCGGCGAGTTTTGAGGTTGTTGACGCGACCGGGCAACGCGTGGGGCAGTTCTCCACCAACGGCCCGGGCGGGGCCACGCTGACCCTGGGCCCCGGCGAGCACCGCGTGCGCCTGGGCGGCTCCGCGCCGACAGACGCCTGGGGCAATCCCCTGGATTTTGAGGGACTCAACTCGCCGGTGGAGGTTCGCTCCGAGCAGCAGGCCAGCGCCACCATCACCGCGCTCAACCCCGCCGAGGTGCGCACCGCCACCGATGGTCAGCCCGGCTCGCTTCGCAGCATCGTCGCCTCGGTCAACCCGGGCACCGAGATCACCTTCGCCCCCGGCCTCCCCACGCTGAGCATCAGCCAGGGCACCATCGCCATCAACAAAGCGCTCAGCATCATCGGCCAGGGCCCGACCCAGACCACCATCTCCGCGGCGCAATCCATGGGCCTCTTCTCGCTCATCGGCACCGGGGAGGTGCGCTTTGAGAGCCTCACGCTGCGCGATGCGACGTCTTCGGGCCCGGGTGGCGCGATCAACGCCAACGCCCCGGTGAGGCTGAGCAACGTGCGTTTTGAGAATAACAGCGCCACCGATGGCGGCGCGCTCGCCATCAGCGGAAGCGCAAACGACGCCCTGCTCTCTGGCGTCGTCTTTCTCAACAACGACGCCTCCGAAGAGGGCGGCGCCATCTTCGCCAACGGCGCGTCGCTCCTCGTGGAAGACACGCATTTTGCTACGAACAACGCCGACAACGAGGGTGGTGCGATCTTCGTCGACGACACCTCAAGCTGCGCCCCCCTGACCCTGCGTCGTTCTCTTTTCACGGGTAACAGCGCGGGCACCCACGGGGGCGCGGTGCGCAGCGGCTGCGCAAGCGAGGTCGAGAACACGACCTTTGCGGGCAACAGCGCCGCCGGGCGCGGCGGTGCCTACTACCAGTTCGACGGCGCCGCCTCCCTCTCCTTTGTCACCGTCACCGGCAACAGCGCCGCCGAAGGCACCGGCATCATGAGCTTCGGCGACAGCCTCACCACCATGAGCCTGCGCGCGTCGATCGTCGCCGGTAACACCTCCACCGGAAGCGACCTCAACGAGCTCAAAATCGTCAACGATAACGGCGCAAACCCGGTGGCCTCCCTGGGCGACAACTACGTCGGCCGCACCTCCCCGGGCTCCTTTGCCGCTGCCGACTCCGACACCCTGAGCCTGACCACCGCCCTGCCCTCCCCGCTGCTACCCCTGGCTGAGAACGGCGGCCCGACGCAAAGCGCCGCTGTAGCTCCGAGCGCTATCCCGGCGTTGAGCCTGCCTGCCGCATCCTGCCTCGACGCCTGGGACCAGCCCCTGAGTGAAGATCAGCGCGGCCAGCCCCGACCCGACCGTGCCTTCTGCACCGCCGGCGCCTGGGAGGCCTCCAACGTCGGCGGCTTTGAAGATTTTGAAAACCACGCGCTCGGCGACAACAACTACTCCAGCCACTTCTTCGTCGGCCGTGACGGCATCACCTGGTCCTACACCGACGCGCGCGGCGAAGGGAGCTACCCCATCGAGGGCAAAGGCATCCTTCTGCAAAACAACGGCACGCTTGAAGCCACCGGACTCCCCGGCGGCATCGGCCTGCTCATCGTCGACGTGCGCAAAGCCTTCACCGGCGGCACCAACCGCACCCTGAAGGCCTACATCAACAACACCCTGGTCGGGCAGACCGAGCCTTTTGGAGCCGTGAGCGGCGCGGACCCCACGATTCACACCCTGGAGCTGCGGGATCTCGCCATCAGCGGAGCGTTTGACCTTCGGCTGGAAAGCTCCGGCGCACAGATCGTCGTGGACAACCTGCGCTGGCGCTGA